The Paenibacillus dendritiformis region TGCAGGAGGGAGTGCTCTACGTTCGCGTCCAGTTTGGCCAGCATAAGCAGGCAAAAAGCGACGAGTGTCCGCCAAACCTGGTTGTGCACGGCCTGTTTGCTTGTTCCATAGAAATGCTTGATCTTCAGGTGCTGCTTCATCCATTTGAAGAAGGTCTCAATGGCCCTGCGGCTGCGGTACATCTCACTGATTTCATCGCAAGACAGATCGAAACGGTTGGTCCACGTAACCGCGGTCAACACATAGGTGATTCCGGCATCTTCGATAAGGTCATCCATCTGTGTCCGGTCATTTTTCTTGGCTGTCGTAATGGTTGCCTTCTCTGGCAGGACCTCATGAGCATCTGCAAAAGCAAGGCGGAGGTCAAGCTTTATACCTGCCTTGGTCTTGCGAAAGTCGGCCCACTTGTACCTCCGCAAGCAAAGAGCAACGGTGGTAGAGTCGATAGTCCGGAGTGCTTTGCGGTCTGCTATCGAACAACCATGTCTAGACAAAATCTGCATAGCCAGCCGCTCGAAAACCTGCTGGAGCAGGTTCGGATCCACCTGATTATGCTTGCGGCATAATTTTGCCGGTGAGATCGATTCCAAGCCTAGCATTCCTGTTGAAATTCCTTATTCAGAACGTCGTCGGCTATCTCTCTCAGCCCTTCCTGCGGCCTATTTCGGCCATTGTATTTCGGAACTTTTCCCCTATGAGGTAGTAGTAAACGAGTAGCCGCGGCGCACGTTTTAGATATCTGTATTTCTTCCTGTAGTCTTCGTGTGCCTTTTGTTGTTCTTCTGGTGTCATAGTCAAAAGATTAAACTCGTCTGCAACGATCGACAATTACTTCTATTCGTTTTTCGGGTATTCGGATTTATGGTGGAATTATCTCTGTTTAAATGGTTTGATTCTTAGTATACCGCAAAGGTAAACTAAGATTTCTGTTGTGTTTTGTCGATTTTCCAATAAATTGAAATCGTTACTCAGCGGCACTTGACCTCAGATTCCTGTGGTGGATTTTTCCCTTTCATTTGGAAAAAAACACCCGGCAGGATGCGTACCGAGAGAAATACGGCATACACCCAAGCCGGGTAAGGGATTAGAAAATAATATCAATGGCCTCTAGCACATCTTGCTCCTGTTCGGATTGCCCGTTCAGGGAAATATCCTTCAACAGCACCGAAGGCTGTTCGCAAATTTGGGTGATGATCACGAGCAGGTCCTGAGCGAAATTGTCGATCAGATTGCGCGTAAACAACTTGGTCGCATATTCAAACTGCCCGTTCATTCCCTCATCCAGCAACGAAATGACCAAGGTAAGATCAAATTGGGAAACCGTATGAGTTTCCGGATAAGATTCGATCTTGATATCCCCGAAGCTTTGAACGTTATCTTCCTTCGTTTCCAGAGCAAACATGACATCGAATACAGGATTGCGGCTTTGATCTCGCGGCGCCTGCAGCTTTTTCACAAGCTCCTCGAACGGATAATCCTGGTGGTCATAGGCCCCCAGCATCGTTTCTTTGACTTCGTTCAAGTAGGCGAGGAACGTCTTCTCCCCGGACGGATAATGGCGAATCGCCAAAGTGTTGACAAACATTCCGATGAGCGGCTCCAGGTCGGCATGTGTGCGGCCCGAAACCGGCGTGCCTACAATGAAGTCTTCTTGTCCCGAGTACTTGCTGAGCAGGATCGAATAGACCGTCGATAACACCATATAAAGGGTGGCACCGTTATCATCGGCGATGCGCTGCAAGCTGTCGGTCATCTGCTTGTCGATGCTGAAAGGCAGCACATCTCCCTCAAAGCTGCGAGCGGCAGGTCTGACAAAGTCCGTAGGCAGTTCAAGCGTCGGCAGTTCGCCTTCCAGCATCTCCAGCCAGTAGGCTTCCTGACGTTTCAGCCGCTCTTTTACAGGTTCGGACTGCTGCCAAGCGGCGAATTCCTTGTATTGAATCCGAAGCGGTTCCAGCGTCTCGCCGTTATACAGGCGCAGCAGCTCTTCGACGAAGATGCCCATCGACATGCCATCCGTGACGATATGATGAATGTCCAGCATGAGCAGATGCCGCTCCGCTTCCCATTCGACTAAGCCCACACGCAGCAGCGGCGGCCGCTCCAAATCAAAGACGCGCACAAAGCCGTCTGCGATGCTCTTCGTTTCACTTTCCGTCGCTTTCGTATACTCGACGGCAAACTTCAAGTCCGGATAAATCCGTTGTACCGGTTCGCCGTCGACCATTTCGAAGCCGGTTCGCAAAATTTCGTGACGAGCGATCAATCCTTTGAGCGCCGCCTCGAATTGATTCCGTTCCAAGCGCCCGACGAGAACCGTCATGCCGGACATGTTGTAGCTAAGCTCGGCGCCTTCCATCTGCTGCTGGATGTACAGCCGTTTTTGCACGGAGGAAAGCGGATAGTGATCCCTCTTATCCAGAACCGGAATGGAGAGGTGTTCCTGCCGCTCCAATTGGCTGATCGCTTCGGCCATCGCTTCGATGGTCGAGTGCCGGAACACATCGCGCAGCGGCAGGTCCACGCTCAACTCCTTGTGCACCTTGCTGACCAGCGTCGTCGCCCGCAGTGAGTGCCCGCCGAGGTCGAAGAAGTTGTCGTGAACGCCAATCTCCTTCGTAAGCCCCAGCACCTCCTGCCAAATACCCACCAGCTTCGTTTCCAGCTCATTGCGCGGTGCGACGTACTCCGTTCCGCTCCCTGCTTTCCCTTCCGGCGCCGGCAGCGCCTTCCGGTCAATCTTTCCGTTCGGCGTCAGAGGCAGGCGCTCCAGCTCGACGAAGTACGACGGGATCATGTAACCCGGCAGCTCGCTGGAGATCGCCCGTTTCAGGTCTGCCACCGTCAGTTCGCCATCCGTTGTGTAGTACGCGCACAGCGCTTTCTGCCCGTTTGCGTCACTTCGAACCAACACCACTGCTTCGCGCACGCCTTCCACCCGCAGCAGCTGCGACTCGATCTCGCCCATCTCAATCCGGTACCCCCGGATTTTCGCCTGATTGTCGATCCGGCCGATGAAGTCCACGTTGCCGTCCTCCATCCACCGCGCCAAGTCTCCCGTGCGGTACAGCCGCTCGCTCGCGACGAACGGGCTGTCTACGAACTTCTCTTCTGTCAACTCCGGACGGTTCAAGTACCCGCGCGCTACCCCGACTCCGCCGATAACCAGCTCGCCCAGCACCCCGACCGGCACCGGGTTCAGGTGCGCATCCACAATGTAGAATTTTGCATTCAGCCACGCTTTGCCGATCGGCACATTGCCTGTCTGTGGCAGCTTCGCCAGCTCCTCGTCGTAGAAGCTGGAGTCGATCGCCGCTTCCGTCACGCCGTATGCGTTGATGATCCGGAACAACGAGCCGAAGCGTTCCTGCAAGGTCCGGTAATCCGCCACGCTGCAGCTGTCCGAGCTCGTGATCAACAGCTCCATCCCGCTCATATCCAGCCCCTGCTCGTGCACGTACTCCAGGAACGGCACGATCAGCGCCGGCGTCGATTCGAAGACGGTGACCCGCTCCCGCTCCATCCAGTGGTGCAGACGAGACGGATCGATCCGGTCGTCCTTCGGCACAATCACCATCGTGCCTCCGTTGTATAGCGTCCGCGCGATATCTCCCACGAACACGTCGAACGAGAAGCTTGCGAGCTGCAGCAGCCGCACCGGGAACTGATCCAACCGGTATTCCCGCCGGTAGCCCGCCGCCGTGTTCACCAGGCTGCGGTGCTCGATCATGACGCCCTTCGGCTTGCCCGTCGTTCCCGACGTATAGATCACGTACGCCAGATCCTCCGGACGGGCTTCATGGAAGCTGCCCATGCCGACCTTCTGATGGCTCTCATCGCCGTCGTCCACAGCATCCGTCAGCTTGCCGGAGACCATGCCGGAGCCAATCGGCGCATTCGCCCGCTCCTCGCTGTACGACGCTTCGTCGTCGAGGTACAGCACCGCCGCCAGCGCCAGCTCCTCCTCGCCGAGCCAGGCTTCGGCGCGTTCTCGCAGCGGCGTTTGCGTCAGCAGCACCTTCGCTCCGCTGTCTTCAAGCATGAACCGCACGCGGTCTGCCGGATAATCCGGGTCGAGCGGCACATACGCCCCGCCCGCTTTCCAGACGGCCAGCACGGCCACCAGCAAGTCCACCGAACGCTCGGCGAGAATGCCGACGATCGTCTCCCGGCCGATGCCGCTTGCGCGCAGCGTGGCTGCCAAGCGGTTCGCCCGCACGTTCAGCTCCGCATACGTCAGCCGGTCGTTCTCGTACACGACGGCCTCCGCTTCCGGCGTCAGCTCCGCCTGTTCCTCGAACAGCCGGTGGAACGCGGCCGCAGGAGCCGCTTCCGGCTGCGCCGGGTTAAACGCGCCGAGAATTTGCTCTTTTTCCGCCGGTGTCAAAATGCCCAGCTCGCCAATAGTCGCCGACGGGTTGCGGAGAATGGATTCAAGCAGCTGCAAGTAGTGAGCGGCCAATTTCTCCACCGTTTCGGTTTTATAAAGAGCAGTGGCGTATTCAAACAAATATTCCAAGCCTTCCTCGATCTCCGTGACGTCCAGGCTGAGATCGAATTTAGAAACAATCTCCTCGCTGGTATACGTTGACAAATGCAGTCCAGGAAGCTCGATTTCCAAATTCTCTGTATTCTGCAAAGCAAACATCGTATCGAACAGCGGATTGCGGCTTAAATCGCGAGCCACGTTCACCTTATCCACCAGTTCCTCAAACGGATAATTCTGATGTTCAAAAGCGCCCAGCGTCGTCTCCTTGATTTCCTTCAAGTAGTCAAGGAACGTCTTACCGGCAGTCGGATAACTGCGGATGGCCAGAGTATTGACGAA contains the following coding sequences:
- a CDS encoding transposase encodes the protein MESISPAKLCRKHNQVDPNLLQQVFERLAMQILSRHGCSIADRKALRTIDSTTVALCLRRYKWADFRKTKAGIKLDLRLAFADAHEVLPEKATITTAKKNDRTQMDDLIEDAGITYVLTAVTWTNRFDLSCDEISEMYRSRRAIETFFKWMKQHLKIKHFYGTSKQAVHNQVWRTLVAFCLLMLAKLDANVEHSLLQIQRWLKALI